The following proteins are co-located in the Rhodococcus opacus B4 genome:
- a CDS encoding cold-shock protein has product MAQGTVKWFNAEKGFGFIAPEDGSADVFVHYSEIQGSGFRTLEENQRVEFEVGQGTKGPQATGVRAV; this is encoded by the coding sequence ATGGCACAGGGCACTGTGAAGTGGTTCAACGCGGAAAAGGGCTTCGGCTTCATCGCACCCGAGGACGGCTCCGCTGACGTCTTCGTTCACTACTCCGAGATCCAGGGCAGCGGCTTCCGCACCCTCGAGGAGAACCAGCGCGTGGAGTTCGAGGTCGGCCAGGGCACCAAGGGTCCCCAGGCAACCGGCGTTCGCGCAGTCTGA
- a CDS encoding LysR family transcriptional regulator, whose amino-acid sequence MEISQITAFLAVAEELHFGRAAQRLHSAQPPLSRTIRQLEKQLGATLFDRNTRNVRLTSAGEALLGPAREILDACRLAEIAVAAAGRGQVGRVRIGFSGVSSHLLIGRWAKLVRHTHPGIEFVLHSSAFASEALNKLLDGTLDIGLARWIFTPPGIASRVILNEDFVVAVPADHPLAVSDGVRIAELATEPWVALPADPGSALRDSLQRAAHDAGFTPRIVQSAPDSMALMALVSAEVGCALTVSSVSENVNNPDVAFLPLVGGPSPLQLRMAWRADDDSAALREVLRLSEEALPTPK is encoded by the coding sequence GTGGAAATTTCTCAGATCACTGCATTTCTCGCGGTCGCCGAGGAGTTGCACTTCGGCCGGGCCGCACAGCGCCTGCACTCGGCTCAGCCCCCGCTGAGCAGAACCATTCGGCAACTGGAGAAGCAGCTCGGGGCAACCCTGTTCGATCGGAACACCCGGAACGTCCGCCTCACCTCTGCCGGCGAGGCACTGCTCGGCCCGGCGCGCGAGATCCTGGACGCCTGCCGGCTGGCGGAGATCGCCGTCGCCGCCGCCGGGCGCGGCCAGGTCGGCCGGGTGCGTATCGGATTCTCCGGAGTCTCGTCCCATCTGCTCATCGGACGGTGGGCGAAACTCGTCCGCCACACTCACCCGGGAATCGAATTCGTCTTGCACAGTTCCGCTTTCGCGAGCGAAGCACTGAACAAGCTCCTCGACGGAACCCTCGACATCGGCCTGGCCCGGTGGATCTTCACCCCGCCGGGCATCGCGTCCCGCGTCATCCTCAACGAGGACTTCGTGGTGGCCGTGCCCGCCGACCACCCGCTCGCGGTCAGCGACGGCGTCCGGATCGCGGAGCTGGCGACCGAGCCCTGGGTGGCACTGCCCGCCGATCCCGGATCGGCGCTGCGGGACTCCCTGCAGAGGGCAGCCCACGATGCCGGTTTCACGCCCCGGATCGTGCAGAGCGCTCCGGACTCGATGGCGTTGATGGCGCTGGTGTCCGCGGAGGTCGGCTGCGCGCTGACCGTCTCTTCCGTCTCCGAGAACGTCAACAACCCGGATGTCGCGTTCCTCCCGCTGGTCGGAGGTCCCAGCCCCCTGCAGTTGCGGATGGCGTGGCGAGCGGACGACGACAGCGCCGCGTTGCGGGAAGTTCTCAGGCTGTCCGAGGAGGCGTTGCCCACCCCGAAGTGA
- the topA gene encoding type I DNA topoisomerase, whose product MAKGDNGSAQGAAGASGQPRRLVIVESPTKARKIAPYLGKNYVVEASVGHIRDLPRGAADVPAKYKGESWARLGVNVDQDFEPLYVVSPEKKSKVTELKSLLKDADELFLATDPDREGEAIAWHLLETLKPKIPVRRMVFHEITEPAIRAAAEDTRELDNDLVDAQETRRILDRLYGYEVSPVLWKKVMPRLSAGRVQSVATRVIVQRERERMAFRSASYWDISATLDAGADASPRSFGARLVSVDGSRVATGRDFGSDGQLKTSTVTVLDEARAQRLAESLAGVDLTVSSAESKPYTRKPYAPFMTSTLQQEAGRKLRFTSERTMRIAQRLYENGYITYMRTDSTTLSSSAIAAARAQATELYGAEYVHDTPRQYTRKVKNAQEAHEAIRPAGDVFQTPGQLHSRLDTDEFRLYELIWQRTVASQMADARGTTLTLRITGTAGTGEECTFSSSGRTITFAGFLKAYVESVDEEAGGQSDDAESRLPVLVEGQAVTATKLDPDGHTTNPPARYTEASLIKTLEELGIGRPSTYSSIIKTILDRGYVYKRGSALVPSWVAFAVIGLLEMHFGRLVDFDFTAGMEDDLDAIAGGREQRGNWLSSFYFGGDHGAEGSVAREGGLKKMVGVNLEEIDAREVNSIRLFDDAEGREVHVRVGRFGPYLERMVQNPDDPEGDLISQRANLPDDLPPDELTPEYAEKLFSTPQEGRKLGVDPLTGHEIVAKEGRFGPYVTEILPEPEPEPEPAVVPVTDESGDGTTKTKTAAAKKAPAKKAAKKATGPKPRTGSLLKSMDLATVTLDDALKLLSLPRVVGVDPESKEEITAQNGRYGPYLKKGTDSRSLATEDQMFTVTLDEALKIYAEPKRRGRQAAATPPLRELGVDSVSEKPMVIKDGRFGPYVTDGETNASLRKGDEVESITDARASELLADRRARGPVKKKAAAKKAPAKKAAKKTAAKKAPAKKAASKKAADKKA is encoded by the coding sequence GTGGCTAAAGGGGACAACGGCAGTGCACAGGGTGCGGCGGGAGCGTCCGGCCAGCCTCGCCGCCTCGTGATCGTCGAGTCGCCGACCAAGGCCCGCAAGATCGCTCCGTACCTCGGGAAGAACTATGTCGTCGAGGCATCGGTCGGCCACATCCGCGACCTTCCGCGAGGAGCGGCCGACGTCCCGGCCAAGTACAAGGGTGAGTCGTGGGCGCGGCTCGGCGTCAACGTCGACCAGGATTTCGAACCGCTCTACGTGGTCAGTCCGGAGAAGAAGTCCAAGGTCACGGAGCTGAAGAGCCTGCTCAAGGATGCCGACGAACTCTTCCTCGCCACCGACCCCGACCGCGAGGGCGAAGCGATCGCCTGGCACCTCCTCGAGACGCTCAAGCCGAAGATCCCGGTTCGCCGGATGGTCTTCCACGAGATCACCGAGCCGGCCATTCGCGCCGCGGCCGAAGACACCCGCGAGCTCGACAACGACCTGGTGGACGCGCAGGAGACCCGACGCATCCTCGACCGTCTGTACGGCTACGAGGTCAGCCCCGTGCTGTGGAAGAAGGTCATGCCGAGGTTGTCGGCGGGCCGCGTGCAGTCCGTCGCGACCCGCGTCATCGTGCAGCGGGAACGCGAGCGGATGGCGTTCCGCTCGGCGTCGTACTGGGACATCTCGGCCACCCTGGACGCCGGCGCCGACGCCAGCCCCCGCAGTTTCGGCGCGCGTCTGGTGAGCGTCGACGGCTCGCGGGTGGCCACCGGTCGCGACTTCGGTTCGGACGGTCAGCTGAAGACCAGCACGGTCACGGTTCTCGACGAGGCTCGCGCGCAGCGTCTGGCCGAGTCCCTCGCCGGTGTCGATCTCACCGTCTCCTCCGCGGAGAGCAAGCCGTACACCCGCAAGCCCTACGCACCGTTCATGACGTCGACGCTGCAGCAGGAGGCGGGCCGCAAGCTGCGGTTCACGTCCGAGCGGACCATGCGCATCGCGCAGCGGCTGTACGAGAACGGCTACATCACCTACATGCGTACCGACTCGACGACGCTGTCGTCCTCGGCGATCGCTGCCGCCCGGGCGCAGGCCACCGAGTTGTACGGGGCCGAATACGTGCACGACACGCCCCGGCAGTACACACGCAAGGTCAAGAACGCGCAGGAGGCGCACGAGGCCATCCGCCCCGCCGGCGATGTGTTCCAGACCCCCGGCCAGTTGCATTCGCGTCTCGACACCGACGAGTTCCGTCTGTACGAGCTGATCTGGCAGCGCACCGTGGCGTCGCAGATGGCCGACGCGCGGGGCACGACGCTGACCCTGCGGATCACCGGAACCGCGGGCACCGGCGAGGAGTGCACCTTCTCGTCGTCGGGCCGCACCATCACGTTCGCGGGCTTCCTGAAGGCCTACGTGGAGAGCGTCGACGAGGAGGCCGGCGGCCAGTCCGACGACGCCGAGTCGCGTCTGCCCGTGCTCGTCGAGGGCCAGGCGGTCACCGCCACCAAACTCGATCCCGACGGCCACACCACCAACCCGCCTGCTCGTTACACCGAGGCGAGCCTGATCAAGACCCTCGAAGAGCTGGGCATCGGCCGCCCGTCCACGTATTCGTCGATCATCAAGACCATCCTCGATCGCGGATACGTCTACAAGCGCGGCAGCGCGCTGGTCCCGTCCTGGGTGGCGTTCGCCGTCATCGGCCTTCTCGAGATGCACTTCGGACGGTTGGTCGACTTCGACTTCACCGCCGGTATGGAAGACGACCTCGACGCGATCGCCGGTGGCCGCGAACAGCGCGGCAACTGGCTCAGCAGTTTCTACTTCGGCGGCGATCACGGAGCCGAGGGTTCGGTGGCCCGTGAGGGCGGCCTGAAGAAGATGGTCGGCGTCAACCTCGAGGAGATCGACGCCCGCGAGGTCAACTCGATCAGGCTGTTCGACGACGCCGAGGGACGGGAAGTGCACGTCCGCGTCGGTCGGTTCGGGCCGTACCTCGAACGGATGGTCCAGAACCCGGACGACCCCGAGGGCGACCTGATCTCGCAGCGCGCCAACCTGCCCGACGACCTTCCGCCGGACGAGCTGACACCGGAGTACGCGGAGAAGCTGTTCTCGACGCCGCAGGAGGGTCGCAAGCTGGGCGTCGACCCGCTGACCGGGCACGAGATCGTCGCGAAGGAGGGCCGCTTCGGCCCGTACGTCACCGAGATCCTGCCCGAGCCGGAACCGGAGCCCGAACCGGCCGTGGTGCCGGTGACTGACGAATCGGGCGACGGGACGACCAAGACGAAGACCGCTGCCGCCAAGAAGGCGCCCGCGAAGAAGGCGGCGAAGAAGGCCACCGGCCCGAAGCCGCGGACGGGCTCGCTGCTCAAGTCCATGGACCTGGCGACGGTGACGCTCGACGACGCCCTCAAGCTGCTGTCGCTGCCGCGTGTGGTGGGTGTCGATCCCGAGTCGAAGGAAGAGATCACCGCGCAGAACGGCCGCTACGGCCCGTACCTGAAGAAGGGCACGGACTCGCGGTCCCTCGCCACCGAGGACCAGATGTTCACGGTGACCCTCGACGAGGCGCTGAAGATCTACGCGGAGCCCAAACGCCGCGGACGTCAGGCCGCCGCCACCCCGCCGCTGCGTGAGCTGGGCGTCGACTCGGTCAGCGAGAAGCCGATGGTGATCAAGGATGGCCGGTTCGGCCCGTACGTGACCGACGGTGAAACCAACGCCAGCCTCCGCAAGGGTGACGAGGTGGAGTCCATCACCGACGCTCGCGCCTCGGAACTGCTCGCGGACCGGCGTGCCCGCGGCCCCGTCAAGAAGAAGGCCGCGGCCAAGAAGGCGCCCGCCAAGAAGGCTGCGAAGAAGACCGCCGCCAAGAAGGCACCGGCCAAGAAGGCCGCCTCGAAGAAGGCCGCGGACAAGAAGGCGTGA
- a CDS encoding DEAD/DEAH box helicase produces the protein MSTPFSPRDDSGNAGETYGRTLLNRVLEGVPRDEDPLTFAAEMPARTSQLSEWPAWAHPSVVRAMQENGIARPWTHQAAAADLAHHGTNVVVSTGTASGKSLAYQLPVLTTLATDPRATALYLSPTKALGADQLRAVTALVDSEILDAGDDLSSACPCVFDGDTPLEVRHWARENSRWLFTNPDMLHISLLRTHQRWAHFFRNLTYVVIDECHSYRGVFGSNVALVLRRLRRIAARYGADPVFVLASATTADPGAAASRLIGAPCAEIVEDGSPHGPRTVALWEPPLMREVTGENGSPVRRPAGSEAARIMADLMVEGARTLTFVRSRRGAELTAMATKRLLGEIDPDLASRVASYRAGYLAEDRRELETALADGTLLGAATTNALELGVDIAGLDAVVVAGFPGTVASFWQQGGRSGRRGEGSLVVLVARDDPLDTYLVHHPSALLDKPVEATVTDPSNPYVLGPQLLCAAMELPLSDAEAEAFGALDVLAKLSEQGLIRRRAHGWFVTAGTNPHGAVDIRGGIGTQVAIVVSESGRMLGTVDTGRAPATAHPGAVHIHQGESYVVDELDLDQGLALVHAEDPDWTTSARETTEITVTSVLEQKQFGDVEVALVEVEVTHQVIGYLRRLSSGEILDAVELDMPKHTLPTRAVMYTVTPELLLQAGVPAERVPGALHAAEHAAIGLLPLVAVCDRGDIGGVSTALHADTGLPTVFVYDGHAGGAGFADRGHAELTRWLGATREAIRSCECTSGCPSCVYSPKCGNGNDPLDKDGAIRVLGAVLDTLG, from the coding sequence GTGAGCACACCGTTTTCACCACGTGACGACAGTGGAAATGCGGGCGAAACATACGGCCGAACACTGCTGAACCGAGTCCTCGAGGGTGTTCCCCGGGACGAAGACCCGCTCACTTTCGCGGCAGAAATGCCCGCGCGGACTTCCCAGCTGTCGGAATGGCCCGCCTGGGCGCACCCGAGCGTCGTCCGGGCCATGCAGGAGAACGGGATCGCCCGTCCGTGGACCCACCAGGCCGCCGCCGCCGACCTGGCGCATCACGGCACGAACGTCGTGGTGTCCACCGGCACCGCTTCGGGGAAATCCCTCGCGTACCAGCTTCCGGTACTCACCACTCTGGCAACGGATCCGCGAGCGACCGCGCTCTACCTCTCGCCGACCAAGGCGCTGGGAGCCGACCAGCTCCGGGCGGTGACGGCACTCGTCGACTCCGAGATCCTGGACGCCGGGGACGACCTGAGCAGTGCGTGCCCGTGCGTGTTCGACGGCGACACCCCGCTCGAGGTACGGCACTGGGCCCGGGAGAACTCGCGGTGGCTCTTCACGAACCCAGACATGCTGCACATCTCGCTCCTCCGCACTCATCAGCGATGGGCGCACTTCTTCCGCAACCTGACCTACGTGGTGATCGACGAATGCCACTCCTACCGTGGCGTCTTCGGCTCGAATGTCGCGCTCGTGCTGCGGCGGCTCCGGCGCATCGCGGCGCGCTACGGCGCCGACCCCGTCTTCGTCCTCGCGTCCGCCACCACAGCCGACCCCGGGGCCGCGGCGTCGAGACTGATCGGGGCACCCTGCGCAGAGATCGTGGAAGACGGTTCGCCGCACGGTCCCCGGACCGTCGCACTGTGGGAACCCCCGCTCATGCGGGAGGTCACCGGGGAGAACGGAAGCCCCGTCCGGCGGCCCGCCGGGTCCGAGGCCGCGCGCATCATGGCCGATCTGATGGTCGAAGGCGCCCGCACGCTGACCTTCGTGCGCTCCCGCCGGGGCGCCGAACTGACCGCGATGGCGACCAAACGCCTACTCGGGGAAATCGATCCCGACCTCGCGTCGCGCGTCGCGTCGTACCGGGCCGGTTACCTCGCCGAGGACCGGCGCGAACTCGAGACCGCCCTCGCCGACGGCACGCTGCTGGGGGCGGCGACGACGAATGCGCTGGAACTGGGCGTCGACATCGCCGGCCTCGACGCCGTCGTGGTCGCCGGGTTCCCCGGGACGGTGGCGTCGTTCTGGCAGCAGGGCGGACGGTCCGGCCGGCGCGGCGAAGGCTCTCTCGTCGTGCTGGTCGCGCGGGACGACCCGCTCGACACGTACCTCGTCCATCATCCGTCCGCGCTACTCGACAAGCCCGTCGAGGCCACCGTCACCGATCCGAGCAATCCGTACGTCCTCGGCCCGCAGTTGCTCTGCGCAGCAATGGAACTACCACTGTCCGACGCAGAAGCCGAAGCGTTCGGGGCGCTCGACGTGCTCGCGAAGCTGTCGGAGCAGGGCCTGATCCGCCGTCGTGCACACGGCTGGTTCGTCACCGCCGGCACAAATCCTCATGGCGCAGTGGATATCCGGGGTGGAATCGGAACCCAGGTGGCGATTGTGGTGTCCGAATCCGGACGCATGCTCGGCACCGTCGACACCGGCCGCGCTCCGGCCACCGCCCACCCCGGCGCCGTGCACATCCATCAGGGTGAGTCGTACGTCGTCGACGAACTCGACCTCGACCAGGGCCTCGCCCTCGTCCACGCGGAGGATCCCGACTGGACGACGTCGGCCCGCGAGACCACCGAGATCACCGTCACCTCGGTGCTCGAGCAGAAGCAGTTCGGCGACGTCGAGGTCGCGCTCGTCGAGGTCGAGGTGACCCATCAGGTGATCGGGTACCTGCGGCGACTGTCGTCCGGCGAGATCCTCGATGCCGTCGAACTGGACATGCCCAAGCACACCCTTCCCACCCGCGCGGTGATGTACACGGTCACCCCGGAACTTCTGCTGCAGGCGGGTGTTCCGGCGGAACGCGTGCCCGGGGCACTGCACGCCGCGGAGCATGCGGCGATCGGATTGCTGCCCCTCGTCGCGGTGTGCGATCGCGGCGACATCGGCGGCGTCTCGACGGCGTTGCACGCCGACACCGGACTTCCCACCGTGTTCGTCTACGACGGTCACGCCGGCGGCGCCGGATTCGCCGACCGGGGCCACGCCGAACTCACCCGCTGGCTCGGCGCGACCCGCGAAGCGATCCGATCGTGCGAGTGCACGTCCGGGTGCCCGTCCTGCGTGTATTCGCCGAAGTGCGGAAACGGCAACGATCCCCTCGACAAGGACGGGGCGATCCGGGTCCTCGGGGCGGTACTGGACACCCTCGGCTGA
- a CDS encoding 3-oxoadipate--succinyl-CoA transferase subunit B, with protein sequence MTTARVGAISATEVIVSVAARELAGKGRVFAGVGLPTLAVDLAKRTSNPDVELIYESGVCGAHPGAMAEGIADSVVVSGAESVVSMSALFGYVLQGGNVDVGFLGAAQIDRYGSLNTSIIGDWDKPTVRLPGAGGAVEIMPNAGEIFVVMRRHDPSAFPAELDFCTSPSPVRARAAGDGIMPRGRGVTKVFTNLGVLSRQGPFDELELVSVHEGVTVDDVRAQTGWELKVADDLTVTAPPTGEEIHLLRDVIDKVRFYLR encoded by the coding sequence ATGACCACAGCACGAGTCGGAGCGATCTCGGCGACCGAGGTCATCGTGTCCGTCGCCGCCCGCGAACTCGCAGGCAAGGGGCGTGTCTTCGCCGGTGTCGGCCTGCCGACGCTCGCCGTCGACCTGGCCAAGCGGACCAGCAACCCGGATGTGGAGCTGATCTACGAATCGGGTGTGTGCGGCGCACATCCCGGTGCGATGGCCGAGGGCATCGCCGACTCGGTGGTCGTGTCTGGCGCAGAGTCGGTGGTGTCGATGTCGGCGTTGTTCGGGTACGTGCTGCAGGGCGGCAACGTCGACGTCGGGTTTCTCGGCGCGGCCCAGATCGACAGGTACGGCAGCCTCAACACCAGCATCATCGGAGACTGGGACAAGCCGACGGTACGGTTGCCCGGTGCCGGTGGTGCCGTGGAAATCATGCCCAACGCCGGCGAGATCTTCGTGGTCATGCGACGCCACGACCCGAGCGCCTTCCCCGCGGAACTCGACTTCTGCACGTCGCCGAGTCCGGTCCGGGCCCGCGCGGCGGGCGACGGGATCATGCCCCGGGGCAGAGGGGTGACGAAGGTATTCACGAACCTCGGCGTGCTGTCGCGGCAGGGCCCGTTCGACGAACTGGAGCTGGTCAGTGTGCACGAGGGGGTCACCGTCGACGACGTGCGGGCGCAGACCGGCTGGGAATTGAAGGTCGCGGACGACCTGACGGTCACCGCGCCGCCGACCGGTGAGGAGATTCACCTGCTCCGCGACGTGATCGACAAGGTTCGGTTTTATCTGCGCTGA
- a CDS encoding CoA transferase subunit A yields the protein MSKVVSMAEAIETYVEDGMTVCLEGFSHLISFAAAHEIIRQQRRNLTLCRMTPDIVSDQLVAAGCVSKLVASFFASGSAGSLHELRRRIERHDPVPLEVEEYSHYGMVCRYQAGAAGLPFFPLRSYAGSDLPRLNPRIRLVEDPYGEGTVYVVPPLNPDVTIVHAQRADRHGNVQIWGISGVQQEAVYAAGKAIVVVEEIVDDEIVRSDPNRTLIPSHAVDAVVVCPRGAHPSYVQGYYDRDCAFYRRWTAISKDSGLLQAWLKEWVHGTANHEEYLDKLGGDYWDDLAVAPRFSEPVDYGSRK from the coding sequence ATGAGCAAAGTGGTCAGCATGGCGGAAGCCATCGAGACGTACGTCGAAGACGGCATGACCGTCTGTCTCGAAGGGTTTTCGCATCTCATCTCGTTCGCGGCTGCGCACGAGATCATCCGGCAGCAGCGCCGGAACCTCACGCTGTGCCGGATGACGCCGGACATCGTGTCGGATCAACTCGTGGCCGCGGGGTGCGTCTCCAAGCTCGTGGCTTCGTTCTTCGCGAGCGGCTCGGCCGGGTCCCTGCACGAGTTGCGGCGCCGCATCGAGCGTCACGATCCGGTGCCGCTCGAGGTCGAGGAGTACAGCCACTACGGAATGGTCTGCCGCTATCAGGCGGGCGCCGCCGGTCTGCCGTTCTTTCCGCTGCGGTCCTACGCAGGAAGCGACCTTCCGCGGCTCAATCCCCGAATTCGGCTGGTCGAGGACCCCTACGGGGAGGGCACCGTCTACGTCGTTCCGCCGCTGAACCCGGACGTCACCATCGTCCACGCCCAGCGTGCCGACCGCCACGGCAATGTACAGATCTGGGGTATCTCCGGGGTCCAGCAGGAGGCGGTCTACGCCGCGGGGAAGGCGATCGTGGTCGTCGAGGAGATCGTCGACGACGAGATCGTCCGGTCCGACCCCAACCGCACGCTGATTCCCTCGCACGCCGTCGACGCCGTCGTCGTCTGTCCGCGCGGGGCGCACCCCTCCTACGTGCAGGGCTACTACGACCGGGACTGCGCGTTCTATCGGCGCTGGACCGCGATCAGCAAGGACTCGGGACTCCTGCAGGCGTGGCTGAAGGAATGGGTCCACGGCACCGCGAATCACGAGGAGTACCTGGACAAACTCGGCGGCGACTACTGGGACGACCTCGCCGTCGCACCTCGATTTTCCGAACCGGTCGACTACGGGAGCAGAAAATGA
- a CDS encoding DUF2752 domain-containing protein: protein MDTQSGTPATRTSGLRALGAPAAVAAGAVVAAAILHFRDPHQPGSYGFCPVYALTGWWCPACGGLRAVHDLTNLDLGAAVAGNVLIVPFIAVMVLAWIGWVRRRWQGRSARIFVVGPRVTVGVLIFLVAFTVTRNTSWGSWLAPA, encoded by the coding sequence GTGGACACGCAGAGTGGAACTCCGGCGACGCGGACAAGCGGTCTGCGCGCACTCGGAGCACCTGCCGCTGTCGCGGCCGGCGCCGTGGTCGCGGCAGCGATTCTCCACTTCCGGGATCCACATCAGCCGGGTTCGTACGGTTTCTGCCCCGTCTACGCGCTGACCGGGTGGTGGTGCCCGGCCTGCGGAGGGCTGCGGGCGGTGCACGACCTGACCAATCTCGATCTCGGCGCGGCTGTCGCCGGCAACGTTCTGATCGTCCCGTTTATCGCGGTGATGGTTCTCGCCTGGATCGGATGGGTACGTCGGCGCTGGCAAGGACGAAGCGCTCGCATCTTCGTGGTGGGACCGCGAGTGACAGTGGGTGTGCTCATTTTCCTTGTGGCGTTTACCGTCACCAGGAACACATCTTGGGGAAGCTGGCTCGCGCCGGCCTGA
- a CDS encoding DNA polymerase III subunit delta': protein MTVFDRLVGQEDVESELTAAATAARRGVGEMGSSMTHSWLFTGPPGSGRSVAAQCFAAALQCTSEGTPGCGVCHACTTAMAGTHGDVRQVVPEGLSISVKEMRATVQTAARRPSTGRWQIVVVEDADRLTEGAANALLKVVEEPPDRTVFLLCAPSVDPQDISVTLRSRCRHIHLVTPSADSIAKVLRERDGLDPEAAQLAASISGGHVGRARRLATDLNAKVRRKDALDLAVAALRPATAFAAAEELVRSADAEAKEMSAARDEQETEELRTALGAGGTGKGAAGALRGSAGVLKDLEKRQKSRATRTGRDALDRALIDLAGLYRDALAVAWKSTAAANHPDMADRAADLASRTTPEGLLKCIEAVLECREAIAVNVKPQWAVDAMVASLGDAFREPFSHTRG from the coding sequence GTGACGGTATTCGACCGGTTGGTGGGCCAGGAGGACGTCGAGTCCGAGCTGACGGCCGCGGCGACTGCCGCTCGTCGTGGAGTCGGCGAGATGGGCTCCTCGATGACGCACTCGTGGCTGTTCACCGGCCCGCCCGGATCGGGAAGGTCGGTGGCCGCGCAGTGTTTCGCCGCCGCCCTGCAGTGCACGAGCGAAGGCACACCCGGTTGCGGCGTCTGCCACGCCTGCACCACCGCGATGGCCGGCACCCACGGCGACGTCCGGCAGGTCGTCCCCGAGGGCCTGAGCATCAGCGTCAAGGAGATGCGCGCCACCGTGCAGACCGCCGCCCGCCGGCCGAGTACCGGGCGCTGGCAGATCGTCGTCGTCGAGGACGCGGACCGGCTCACCGAGGGCGCGGCCAACGCGCTCCTGAAAGTGGTCGAGGAGCCACCGGACCGCACCGTGTTCCTGCTGTGTGCGCCGTCCGTCGACCCGCAGGACATTTCCGTGACTCTTCGGTCGCGCTGCCGCCACATCCATCTCGTGACGCCGTCCGCCGACTCCATCGCCAAGGTCCTGCGCGAGCGGGACGGCCTGGACCCCGAAGCCGCGCAACTGGCTGCTTCGATCAGCGGTGGCCACGTGGGGCGCGCTCGCCGTCTCGCGACGGATCTGAACGCCAAGGTTCGCCGGAAGGACGCGCTGGACCTGGCGGTCGCGGCGCTGCGACCCGCCACCGCGTTCGCCGCGGCGGAGGAACTGGTGCGTTCCGCCGACGCGGAGGCGAAGGAGATGAGCGCGGCCCGGGACGAGCAGGAGACCGAAGAGTTGCGCACCGCTCTGGGTGCGGGCGGTACCGGTAAGGGTGCGGCCGGAGCCCTGCGCGGTTCGGCGGGTGTGCTGAAGGATCTCGAGAAGCGCCAGAAGTCCCGGGCCACCCGCACGGGTCGCGACGCACTCGACCGCGCACTGATCGATCTGGCCGGTCTCTATCGCGACGCGCTCGCCGTCGCGTGGAAGTCGACCGCCGCCGCGAACCACCCGGACATGGCTGATCGGGCCGCCGACCTCGCGTCGCGAACAACCCCGGAAGGCCTTCTGAAGTGCATCGAAGCCGTTCTCGAGTGCCGCGAGGCGATCGCTGTCAACGTCAAGCCTCAGTGGGCTGTCGACGCCATGGTGGCCAGTCTCGGCGACGCGTTCAGGGAGCCGTTTTCGCATACTCGGGGTTGA